A stretch of the Corylus avellana chromosome ca6, CavTom2PMs-1.0 genome encodes the following:
- the LOC132184403 gene encoding mitogen-activated protein kinase kinase 9, with amino-acid sequence MALVRDRRPLNLRLPISELSDRRPRFPLPLPPNTTTTTANASSAAISACDLEKLQVLGHGNGGTVYKVRHKRTGAFYALKVVHGESDSDTAVRRQVFREMEILRRTDSPHVVSCHCIFEKPSGDIAILMEYMNLGTLESLLKTHGTFPEPWLADVARQVLNGLNYLHGHKIIHRDLKPSNLLVNEKMEVKIADFGVSKIMGRTLDACNSYVGTCAYMSPERFDPDTYGGNYNGYAGDIWSLGLTLLELYLGHFPFLPPGQRPDWATLMCAICFGDPPSLPEDASEGFRSFIECCLQKESSKRWSVDKLLTHPFVCKDPR; translated from the coding sequence ATGGCTCTTGTTCGAGACCGCCGCCCTCTCAACCTGCGTCTCCCCATCTCCGAGCTCTCCGACCGCCGCCCACGCTTCCCCTTACCCCTACCTCCTAATACTACCACTACCACTGCCAACGCCTCCTCCGCCGCCATCTCCGCCTGTGACCTCGAAAAGCTTCAGGTTCTCGGGCACGGCAATGGCGGCACGGTCTACAAGGTCCGCCATAAGCGCACCGGCGCTTTCTATGCGCTCAAGGTCGTCCACGGCGAATCCGACTCCGACACCGCAGTCCGCCGCCAGGTCTTCCGGGAGATGGAGATCCTCCGCCGGACCGACTCCCCCCACGTGGTCAGCTGCCACTGCATCTTCGAGAAACCGTCCGGAGACATCGCGATTCTGATGGAGTACATGAATCTCGGCACCCTGGAGTCGCTGCTCAAGACCCACGGGACCTTCCCCGAGCCCTGGCTCGCCGACGTGGCGCGCCAGGTTCTTAACGGTCTTAACTACCTCCACGGTCACAAGATCATTCACCGTGACCTTAAACCCTCGAATCTGTTGGTCAACGAGAAGATGGAGGTGAAGATCGCTGACTTCGGAGTCAGCAAGATCATGGGCCGAACGTTGGACGCGTGTAACTCCTACGTGGGCACGTGCGCGTACATGAGCCCCGAGCGGTTCGACCCGGACACGTACGGCGGGAACTACAACGGGTATGCCGGAGATATATGGAGCTTGGGGCTGACCCTGTTGGAGCTGTACTTGGGTCATTTCCCGTTTCTGCCGCCGGGTCAGAGACCCGACTGGGCGACCCTGATGTGCGCGATTTGCTTCGGCGACCCGCCGAGCCTGCCGGAAGATGCGTCGGAGGGGTTTCGGAGCTTCATCGAGTGTTGCTTGCAGAAGGAGTCGAGTAAGAGGTGGTCGGTGGATAAGCTGTTGACCCACCCTTTTGTGTGTAAAGATCCGAGATGA